DNA from Rosa rugosa chromosome 6, drRosRugo1.1, whole genome shotgun sequence:
gttTGACTGGTATCTAAAGCACCACCCAACCACATGCATGCACGTGCATATAAATACATGTCTGTTAGCTGAGCTTTTCATTGCAATACCTTCCAGACAATTTATACCATCTTCTGAGAACTATTTGCATCTCAATCTCCTAAATGAAGCAATCGGCAGAGCTAGTGTTCATCCCATCCCCAGGCATTGGCCACCTCGTGGCTACGGTGGAGGTCGCAAATCTCCTCCTGTCTCGAGATGATCAACTCTTCATCACTGTCCTCATCATAAAGTTCCCGTTCAGCATAGACGGCACCGATGCCTACGTTGAGTCCTTCGCGGACTCTTCCATATCACATCGAATCAAGTTCATCAACCTCCCACAGCAGAATATGGAGACACAAGGTAATAGCACCATCAACTTCTTGAACTTCATTGACAATCAGCAAACCAACGTTAAAGATGTTGTCGCCAAACTCATCGAGTCCGAGACCAAGAATCGACTCGCCGGGTTTGTCATCGACATGTTTTGTACCTCTATGATCGACATAGCCAACGAATTAGGGGTTCCTACCTACATGTTTTTCACATCCCCCGCCTCCATGCTCGGGCTCATGTTCCACCTTCAAGCACTTCGTGATGATCACAACAAGGACTGCATTGAGTTCAAGGACTCAACTGCTGATTTGGTGGTCCCGAGTTACTCCAACCCCTTGCCAGCTGCTAGAATCTTACCTAGTATCCTTTTCGAAAAGGAGACCGGCAACAGGTTCCTCAACTTGGCCAAAAGGTTTAGAGATGTCAAGGGTATTTTGATAAATACATTCACAGAGCTGGAGTCGCATGCCCTTCTTTCTCTCAGTTCCGATGGTAAGATCCCTCCGGTGTATCCGGTGGGACCCATACTAAACGTGAACAGCGATGACAACAATGACCGAGTGGATTCGAAGCAGTCGAAGCAAAAGTCTGATATCTTGAAATGGCTCGATGATCAGCCTCCGTCGTCTGTAGTGTTTCTGTGCTTCGGGAGTATGGGAAGCTTCAGTGAAGACCAGGTGAAAGAGATTGCTCGCGCATTGGAGCATGCAGGGTTTCGGTTCTTGTGGTCCCTACGTCAGCCTCCAACAAAGGGAAAGATTGGAATGCCCAGCGACTATGCCGATCACACAGGGGTGTTACCTGAAGGGTTTCTTGATCGAACGGCTGGGGTCGGAAAAGTTATAGGGTGGGCGCCACAAGTTGCCATATTAGCCCACCCGGCAGTCGGAGGTTTCGTCTCTCACTGTGGGTGGAATTCCACTCTGGAGAGCTTGTGGTTTGGAGTGCCGGTTGCCACGTGGCCCTTGTATGCCGAGCAACAAGCAAATGCATTTCAGCTAGTTACGGAACTAGGGATAGCCGTGGAAATTGATATGAGTTATAGGAAGGATGGTCTAGTTGTTGTGACTGCAGAGAAGATTGAGAGTGGAATAAAGGAGCTAATGGAGCTTGATAGTGATGTAAGGAAGAGGGTGAAACAGATGAGTGATAGCAGCAAGAAAGCTTTGATGGATGGGGGTTCCTCATATGCTGCTTTGGGACACTTCATTGATCAAATTTAAAGTTTATGACCACATTTGGGGAAAATCTTTGATATTGTCTATGATGATAAACTCCATTTAGTGTGTCATATCATATGGCCTTCATGCATGACTTTGAGAGTGTTTGATTCTTATGTTATTTCCTTATATAGGAGCATGGTGAAATGACTATATAGTT
Protein-coding regions in this window:
- the LOC133718190 gene encoding putative UDP-glucose flavonoid 3-O-glucosyltransferase 3, whose translation is MKQSAELVFIPSPGIGHLVATVEVANLLLSRDDQLFITVLIIKFPFSIDGTDAYVESFADSSISHRIKFINLPQQNMETQGNSTINFLNFIDNQQTNVKDVVAKLIESETKNRLAGFVIDMFCTSMIDIANELGVPTYMFFTSPASMLGLMFHLQALRDDHNKDCIEFKDSTADLVVPSYSNPLPAARILPSILFEKETGNRFLNLAKRFRDVKGILINTFTELESHALLSLSSDGKIPPVYPVGPILNVNSDDNNDRVDSKQSKQKSDILKWLDDQPPSSVVFLCFGSMGSFSEDQVKEIARALEHAGFRFLWSLRQPPTKGKIGMPSDYADHTGVLPEGFLDRTAGVGKVIGWAPQVAILAHPAVGGFVSHCGWNSTLESLWFGVPVATWPLYAEQQANAFQLVTELGIAVEIDMSYRKDGLVVVTAEKIESGIKELMELDSDVRKRVKQMSDSSKKALMDGGSSYAALGHFIDQI